A single genomic interval of Metasolibacillus fluoroglycofenilyticus harbors:
- the hfq gene encoding RNA chaperone Hfq, producing MKPINLQDTFLNQLRKNNIFVTVFLLNGFQLKGLIKSYDNFTVLLEVEGKQHLIYKHAISTFAPASTVDITKEDA from the coding sequence GTGAAACCAATTAATTTGCAAGATACGTTTTTAAACCAACTACGCAAAAATAATATATTTGTAACGGTCTTTTTATTAAACGGCTTTCAACTCAAAGGTTTAATAAAATCATATGATAATTTTACCGTATTGTTAGAAGTAGAAGGTAAGCAGCATTTGATTTATAAACATGCGATTTCCACATTTGCTCCAGCAAGTACTGTAGATATTACGAAAGAAGATGCATAA
- a CDS encoding rhodanese-like domain-containing protein has protein sequence MKTMTTEELINLLDANEDLHILDVREDFEVAEGVIPGAVHIPLGEIPNSLEQLDQSVQYIVVCKGGVRSANACEYLAEQGYDVTNLEGGMLAYDGELEFN, from the coding sequence ATGAAAACAATGACAACAGAAGAACTAATTAATTTACTAGATGCAAACGAAGACTTACACATCCTTGATGTACGTGAAGACTTTGAAGTGGCAGAAGGAGTAATCCCCGGTGCGGTGCATATTCCACTTGGGGAAATCCCAAACAGCCTAGAGCAGCTTGACCAATCAGTACAATACATCGTTGTATGTAAAGGCGGTGTGCGCAGTGCAAATGCCTGTGAATACTTAGCAGAGCAGGGCTACGACGTAACAAATCTAGAGGGCGGCATGCTAGCCTATGATGGAGAATTAGAATTTAACTAA